The Candidatus Deferrimicrobiaceae bacterium nucleotide sequence CCGGTCGTACTGCTGCGCCATGGCGGCGGACGCCAGCGCCACGCTCAACAGCCCCACAAGGACCAGAACCGCCGATTTCCGCATCGCACTTCCTCCTTCTCCTCATCGGATGGTGGGATTCGGTTCCAGATTACCCCCCGCCCATATGGAAATAAAGGGGGGAATCCGACTATAATTACACTCCCGATCCCACTATACGCGCGACGAAAGGAAGATATTCATGATCATCGTCATGAAGCCGGGGACCCCCCGGAAAGAGACCCGGACCGTCATCGAGAAGATCCGGGAACTGGGGTACACCCCCCACACGATCTACGGCAAGACCCGGAACGTCATCGGCGCGATCGGGGACGAGCGGGGAAAGTTCGTCCTGCAGGCGCTCGAGTCCCTCCCCGGCGTGGAGGCGGTCGTCCCGATCCTCAAGCCGTACAAGCTGGCCAGCCGGGAGGTGCAGCCCGAGCCCACCGAGATCCGGCTCGCCCCGGGCGTAAGCGTCGGGGGGAAGAGGCTTCTCGTCATCGCAGGCCCCTGCTCCGTGGAGAGCGAGCCGCAGATGGTCGAAACGGCGAAAGCGGTGAAGGCGGCGGGAGCCCAGGTGCTGCGCGGGGGGGCGTTCAAGCCGCGCACCTCCCCCTATGCGTTCCAGGGGCTCGAGGAAAAGGGGCTCCGGATCCTGCGCAAGGCCGGGGACAGCGCGGGAATGCCCGTCGTGACCGAGGTGATGAACCCGATGGACGTCGACCTGGTCGCCCGGTACTCCGACATCCTCCAGGTGGGGGCCCGCAACGTCCAGAACTACTCCCTCCTGAAGCGGATCGGAAAGGCGAAGCGGCCGATCCTCCTCAAGCGCGGAATGATGACGACCATCAACGAGTTCCTCATGAGCGCCGAATATTGCCTCTCCGCGGGAGGCCGCCATGTGATCCTCTGCGAACGCGGAATCCGCACGTTCGAGGACGCGACACGGAACACGCTCGACCTGTCGGCGGTCCCGGTGCTGAAAGAGCGCACCCACCTGCCGGTCATCGTCGACCCCTCCCACGGAACCGGCCACTCCCGGTACGTCCCCCCGATGTCGTACGCGGCGGTGGCGGCGGGCGCCGACGGACTGATGATCGAGGTCCACCCCACCCCGGAGAAAGCCCTGTCCGACGGCCCCCAGTCGCTGACCTTCGAGAAATTCGGGGAGCTGATGGCGGCCCTGCGTCCCTTCATCGACGCGGCCGGCAGGACGATCTGACCGGAAGCCTCATCGCCCCGCGGACATGAAGTCCTTCTTCCGTCCCCGCACCCTCCTTGCCGCGCTCGCGGGGATTTTTCTCCTCCACCTGGGAATCCTCTATTTCCGGGTGGGAACCGGTCTCGCGCGCAACGCCTGGGAAGCCCCGTCGATCCTGTACGGGCGGCCGGCGGTTCTCCGCCCCGGGGACCTCGTCGGCAACCTGGGGCTTCCGGAGAGGCTCGGCCGCCTTTCCTACCGGAAAGTCCCGGGAGAGCCGGGAAAACCGGGGACCTGGTCCGAGGGGGGCGGCAGGATCCGGATCCATACCCGGGGGTTCCGGGCGGGAGAG carries:
- the aroF gene encoding 3-deoxy-7-phosphoheptulonate synthase, translating into MIIVMKPGTPRKETRTVIEKIRELGYTPHTIYGKTRNVIGAIGDERGKFVLQALESLPGVEAVVPILKPYKLASREVQPEPTEIRLAPGVSVGGKRLLVIAGPCSVESEPQMVETAKAVKAAGAQVLRGGAFKPRTSPYAFQGLEEKGLRILRKAGDSAGMPVVTEVMNPMDVDLVARYSDILQVGARNVQNYSLLKRIGKAKRPILLKRGMMTTINEFLMSAEYCLSAGGRHVILCERGIRTFEDATRNTLDLSAVPVLKERTHLPVIVDPSHGTGHSRYVPPMSYAAVAAGADGLMIEVHPTPEKALSDGPQSLTFEKFGELMAALRPFIDAAGRTI